The following proteins are co-located in the Eriocheir sinensis breed Jianghai 21 chromosome 34, ASM2467909v1, whole genome shotgun sequence genome:
- the LOC127007171 gene encoding serine/arginine repetitive matrix protein 1-like translates to MRVLWSSKPRSYNSSNSRESSVNKQRPFKMPLPDLFQTEALHRDILNRNKTAFNQVIERYISLAHGLPPPLDECPYQSPHNSKNKPSSTPLYPQKNLSRTGATIKTSTVSPAISLRQDSCCDEDDLVREVEESLQRRKQQLGLSDDFICEEIEDYEVDEDDPTWDGSHYHARMNLPTRLHKKRKLSDNLITNTVGSSDENKSRKKAKAPVDEVSLSQNKTADLRKLSVQDRLSDVSNLPRRRGRPPKRKSVLEVNAEGDISKKKCRLPKQKSVQKVSVEGDTSRKRGRQPKAKVAAESQENLRQNNPRNEPKRRGRPPKKNKTLSLNPTKDGTSNKRSPDENNEPKRRGRPPKKNKTLSVNPTKDGTSNKRSGDEYKEPKRRGRPPKKNKTLSLNPTKDGTSNKRSPDENNEPKRRGRPPKKNKTLSLNHQGRNLKQKVT, encoded by the coding sequence TTTCAGACTGAGGCACTACACCGTGATATCCTCAACAGGAATAAAACAGCATTCAACCAGGTTATTGAGCGGTACATTTCCCTGGCACACGgacttcctcctccactagatGAATGTCCCTACCAGTCTCcacacaacagcaaaaacaaaccaAGTTCAACTCCCTTATACCCCCAGAAGAACCTTTCCAGGACAGGTGCAACCATAAAAACCAGCACTGTCTCCCCAGCGATCTCATTGAGGCAAGATTCATGTTGTGATGAGGATGATCTTGTTAGAGAAGTAGAGGAATCACTGCAGAGGAGGAAACAACAGCTTGGGTTAAGTGATGACTTTATATGTGAGGAGATAGAGGATTATGAGGTTGATGAGGATGACCCCACTTGGGATGGCTCTCATTACCATGCCAGGATGAATTTACCCACCAGATTgcataaaaagagaaaacttTCTGATAATCTTATTACAAACACAGTGGGGTCATCTGATGAAAACAAGTCTCGAAAGAAAGCAAAAGCACCTGTGGATGAAGTAAGCCTTTCCCAAAACAAAACTGCTGATTTGAGGAAGCTTTCTGTGCAGGACAGGCTTTCAGATGTGAGCAACTTaccaagaagaagaggtagacctCCCAAAAGAAAGTCAGTGCTGGAGGTGAATGCTGAGGGTGATATATCAAAGAAAAAATGTAGATTGCCCAAACAAAAGTCAGTGCAGAAGGTGAGCGTTGAGGGTGATACatcaaggaagagaggtagacagCCCAAAGCAAAAGTGGCGGCAGAGAGTCAAGAAAATCTGAGAcagaacaacccaaggaatgaacccaaacggagaggcaggccacccaagaagaataaaacattgaGTCTGAACCCCACCAAGGACGGAACCTCAAACAAAAGGTCACCTGATGAAAACAATGAACCAAAACGGAGGGGCAGGCCACccaagaagaataaaacattgaGTGTGAACCCCACCAAGGACGGAACCTCAAACAAAAGGTCAGGTGATGAATACAAAGAACCCAAACGGAGGGGCAGGCCACccaagaagaataaaacattgaGTCTGAACCCCACCAAGGACGGAACCTCAAACAAAAGGTCACCTGATGAAAACAATGAACCCAAACGGAGGGGCAGGCCACccaagaagaataaaacattgaGTCTGAACCACCAAGGACGGAACCTCAAACAAAAGGTCACCTGA